The proteins below come from a single Miscanthus floridulus cultivar M001 chromosome 1, ASM1932011v1, whole genome shotgun sequence genomic window:
- the LOC136504839 gene encoding serine--tRNA ligase-like → MLDINLFRTDKGGNPDLIRESQRSRFASVELVDEVIAFDKAWRERQFELDKIRQELNATSKKIGKLKASKQEEEAKKLMESTDEIKKRLAAKEVEVQEAKNTLDAKVTTIGNIVHESVPVSDDEANNKIVRTFGEKRVEENLKNHVDLCRMLDIVALEKGADVAGGRGFYLKGDGVFLNQALINFGLAFLRKRGFEPMQTPFFMRKETMAKCAQLAQFDEELYKVTGDGEDKYLIATSEQPLCAYHLGDRIYPAELPIKYAGYSTCFRKEAGSHGRDTAGIFRVHQFEKIEQFCITSPNDNDSWEMHEEMLKNSEDFYKEIGLPYQVVSIVSGALNDAAAKKYDLEAWFPASKTFRELVSCSNCTDFQSRRLGIGYGQKKNDEQSKQFVHMLNSTLTATERTLCCILENFQKEDGVEVPKALQPYMGGIEFLPFKQPVDVKQAADSKSNKSKSKGKAP, encoded by the exons ATGCTCGACATCAACTTGTTCCGCACCGACAAGGGCGGCAACCCGGACCTCATTCGCGAGTCCCAGCGCAGCCGGTTCGCCTCCGTCGAGCTCGTCGACGAGGTCATCGCCTTCGACAAGGCATGGCGCGAAA GGCAGTTCGAGCTGGACAAGATCCGGCAGGAGCTCAACGCTACCAGCAAGAAGATCGGCAAGCTCAAAGCC AGCAAGCAAGAAGAGGAAGCGAAGAAGCTCATGGAGAGCACAGACGAAATTAAGAAGAGGTTGGCAGCCAAAGAAGTTGAGGTGCAGGAGGCCAAGAACACCCTCGACGCCAAGGTCACGACGATTGGCAACATCGTGCATGAGTCCGTGCCAGTCAGCGATGACGAG GCAAACAATAAAATTGTACGGACATTTGGTGAGAAGAGAGTAGAGGAAAATTTAAAGAATCACGTGGACCTTTGCAGGATGCTTGACATTGTCGCATTGGAGAAGG GCGCTGATGTGGCTGGTGGCAGGGGTTTCTATTTAAAGGGCGATGGTGTCTTCCTTAACCAGGCATTGATAAACTTCGGGCTAGCTTTTCTGAGAAAACGGGGATTTGAGCCAATGCAGACTCCCTTTTTCATGAGAAAGGAAACAATGGCAAAATGTGCCCAATTAGCCCAGTTTGATGAGGAGCTTTACAAG GTTACAGGTGATGGTGAGGACAAATATCTCATAGCTACATCAGAGCAGCCATTATGTGCTTATCACCTAGGTGATCGAATCTACCCTGCTGAACTTCCAATTAA ATATGCTGGGTACTCTACATGCTTCCGGAAGGAAGCTGGTTCTCATGGAAGGGACACAGCTGGCATCTTCAGAGTTCACCAATTTGAAAAAATTGAACAGTTCTGCATTACAAGCCCAAATGACAACGATTCCTGGGAGATGCACGAAGAGATGCTTAAAAATTCAGAAGATTTCTATAAGGAG ATTGGGCTACCATACCAAGTTGTTTCCATTGTCTCTGGTGCTCTTAATGATGCTGCTGCTAAGAAATATGATTTGGAAGCATGGTTCCCCGCATCAAAGACCTTCCGAGAGTTAGTATCCTGTTCAAATTGCACTGACTTTCAGTCAAGGAGACTTGGAATTGGGTATGGCCAGAAAAAG AATGATGAGCAGTCCAAGCAGTTTGTTCATATGCTGAactctaccttgactgccactgaGAGGACTCTCTGCTGTATTCTGGAGAATTTCCAAAAGGAGGACGGAGTCGAGGTGCCGAAGGCACTGCAACCTTATATGGGTGGAATAGAGTTCCTTCCTTTCAAGCAACCTGTGGATGTCAAACAAGCTGCTGACTCCAAATCAAACAAGTCCAAATCAAAG GGAAAGGCACCTTGA